The proteins below come from a single Amphiura filiformis chromosome 15, Afil_fr2py, whole genome shotgun sequence genomic window:
- the LOC140171929 gene encoding uncharacterized protein isoform X2 has product MGNCLGTCFGQTKKKTNYFVGRYKDYNVAIEFENLIEDENTPSSDNPVITDTERQYLLNKKFTDLEKDQRVKNAELDAELRRQEENLKIEEEAMHEAKREAARLARQARVQEQDKKKKKKLTANGSVNKPSWLGDDDDWDVAGGEDDFEMFLDSVKARSQAVRANGFSQPYQRGANILAKSTSKTTPSMTPTSSQQAPQHQGGTKEHESDLEWDSDFVSADTIESNPVPVSGGKSFGDSENKQRTNEPDVQVVSKQPVKVQVSPQKGKDQPPGRVAANVTKKAANTKNTGKAVSGNVATAKGSGIGVKPAVKLPNSTSVSNSKLPDSMSNQVSSPAEKHVKAQVSPQNGKDVQPGKVAAAVADKAATSKNAGKAVTGNGVTAKGSGIGVKPAVQLPKSTSQSNSKPSDSTSKQVPSPATSKPQVLSNSASVQETAATKTSTNSTRTENPAGAKGVGKAEDQGLSTKVVEDFTESLDEFDIDKFLEELDFDT; this is encoded by the exons AACAAACTACTTTGTTGGCCGATACAAGGATTACAATGTTGCCATTGAATTTGAGAATCTTATTGAAGAT GAGAATACTCCCTCAAGTGATAACCCTGTAATCACAGATACAGAGAGACAGTATCTATTGAATAAAAAGTTCACTGACCTTGAGAAGGATCAACGAGTTAAGAATGCTGAATTGGATGCAGAG CTTCGAAGGCAAGAAGAGAATCTGAAGATTGAAGAAGAAGCGATGCACGAAGCCAAGAGGGAAGCAGCGCGTCTTGCCAGGCAAGCCAGAGTTCAAGAGCAggacaaaaagaagaagaagaaattaaCTGCTAATGGGAGTGTCAATAAACCGTCATGGTTGGGTGACGATGATGATTGGGATGT AGCTGGAGGTGAAGATGACTTTGAAATGTTTCTAGATTCCGTCAAGGCAAGATCACAAGCCGTCAGAGCAAATG GATTTTCACAGCCTTATCAGAGAGGAGCGAATATTCTTGCCAAATCGACATCCAAGACAACTCCATCGATGACGCCAACATCCTCTCAACAGGCACCCCAGCATCAGGGAGGAACGAAGGAACATGAGTCGGATTTAGAATGGGACAGTGATTTTGTAAGTGCAGATACTATAGAGTCTAATCCAGTGCCAGTGTCAGGTGGAAAGTCATTTGGTGACTCTGAGAATAAGCAGAGAACTAATGAACCAGATGTTCAAGTGGTGTCTAAACAACCTGTTAAAGTGCAAGTGTCGCCACAGAAAGGGAAAGACCAACCACCAGGGAGAGTAGCAGCTAATGTAACTAAAAAGGCTGCTAACACAAAGAATACTGGGAAAGCTGTGTCTGGCAATGTTGCCACTGCAAAGGGCTCTGGGATAGGTGTGAAGCCTGCTGTGAAATTACCAAATAGCACATCTGTATCAAACAGTAAACTACCAGACTCTATGTCGAACCAGGTTTCATCACCTGCTGAAAAGCATGTGAAAGCGCAGGTGTCACCACAGAATGGTAAAGATGTACAACCAGGCAAAGTAGCAGCAGCTGTGGCTGACAAGGCTGCTACTTCAAAGAATGCTGGGAAAGCTGTGACTGGCAATGGTGTCACTGCAAAGGGTTCTGGGATAGGTGTGAAACCTGCTGTGCAATTACCAAAGAGCACATCTCAATCAAACAGTAAGCCATCTGACTCTACATCGAAGCAGGTTCCGTCACCTGCTACGTCAAAACCCCAAGTGCTTTCCAACTCGGCATCTGTACAAGAGACTGCTGCAACAAAAACGTCTACCAACTCAACAAGAACTGAAAATCCTGCAGGAGCAAAAGGTGTTGGGAAGGCTGAGGACCAAGGGTTATCAACCAAAGTAGTTGAAGATTTCACAGAGAGTTTAGATGAGTTTGATATTGATAAATTCCTTGAAGAACTAGATTTTGATACATGA
- the LOC140171929 gene encoding uncharacterized protein isoform X1 encodes MGNCLGTCFGQTKKKTNYFVGRYKDYNVAIEFENLIEDENTPSSDNPVITDTERQYLLNKKFTDLEKDQRVKNAELDAELRRQEENLKIEEEAMHEAKREAARLARQARVQEQDKKKKKKLTANGSVNKPSWLGDDDDWDVAGGEDDFEMFLDSVKARSQAVRANVASLVSARPATNLQSQHKDSTVTMVTSSSNNNDYDWEYEQGFSQPYQRGANILAKSTSKTTPSMTPTSSQQAPQHQGGTKEHESDLEWDSDFVSADTIESNPVPVSGGKSFGDSENKQRTNEPDVQVVSKQPVKVQVSPQKGKDQPPGRVAANVTKKAANTKNTGKAVSGNVATAKGSGIGVKPAVKLPNSTSVSNSKLPDSMSNQVSSPAEKHVKAQVSPQNGKDVQPGKVAAAVADKAATSKNAGKAVTGNGVTAKGSGIGVKPAVQLPKSTSQSNSKPSDSTSKQVPSPATSKPQVLSNSASVQETAATKTSTNSTRTENPAGAKGVGKAEDQGLSTKVVEDFTESLDEFDIDKFLEELDFDT; translated from the exons AACAAACTACTTTGTTGGCCGATACAAGGATTACAATGTTGCCATTGAATTTGAGAATCTTATTGAAGAT GAGAATACTCCCTCAAGTGATAACCCTGTAATCACAGATACAGAGAGACAGTATCTATTGAATAAAAAGTTCACTGACCTTGAGAAGGATCAACGAGTTAAGAATGCTGAATTGGATGCAGAG CTTCGAAGGCAAGAAGAGAATCTGAAGATTGAAGAAGAAGCGATGCACGAAGCCAAGAGGGAAGCAGCGCGTCTTGCCAGGCAAGCCAGAGTTCAAGAGCAggacaaaaagaagaagaagaaattaaCTGCTAATGGGAGTGTCAATAAACCGTCATGGTTGGGTGACGATGATGATTGGGATGT AGCTGGAGGTGAAGATGACTTTGAAATGTTTCTAGATTCCGTCAAGGCAAGATCACAAGCCGTCAGAGCAAATG TTGCTTCCCTTGTGTCTGCTAGACCCGCTACTAACCTACAGAGCCAACACAAAGACAgcacagtaaccatggtaacatcgtCTTCTAACAATAATGACTATGATTGGGAGTATGAACAAG GATTTTCACAGCCTTATCAGAGAGGAGCGAATATTCTTGCCAAATCGACATCCAAGACAACTCCATCGATGACGCCAACATCCTCTCAACAGGCACCCCAGCATCAGGGAGGAACGAAGGAACATGAGTCGGATTTAGAATGGGACAGTGATTTTGTAAGTGCAGATACTATAGAGTCTAATCCAGTGCCAGTGTCAGGTGGAAAGTCATTTGGTGACTCTGAGAATAAGCAGAGAACTAATGAACCAGATGTTCAAGTGGTGTCTAAACAACCTGTTAAAGTGCAAGTGTCGCCACAGAAAGGGAAAGACCAACCACCAGGGAGAGTAGCAGCTAATGTAACTAAAAAGGCTGCTAACACAAAGAATACTGGGAAAGCTGTGTCTGGCAATGTTGCCACTGCAAAGGGCTCTGGGATAGGTGTGAAGCCTGCTGTGAAATTACCAAATAGCACATCTGTATCAAACAGTAAACTACCAGACTCTATGTCGAACCAGGTTTCATCACCTGCTGAAAAGCATGTGAAAGCGCAGGTGTCACCACAGAATGGTAAAGATGTACAACCAGGCAAAGTAGCAGCAGCTGTGGCTGACAAGGCTGCTACTTCAAAGAATGCTGGGAAAGCTGTGACTGGCAATGGTGTCACTGCAAAGGGTTCTGGGATAGGTGTGAAACCTGCTGTGCAATTACCAAAGAGCACATCTCAATCAAACAGTAAGCCATCTGACTCTACATCGAAGCAGGTTCCGTCACCTGCTACGTCAAAACCCCAAGTGCTTTCCAACTCGGCATCTGTACAAGAGACTGCTGCAACAAAAACGTCTACCAACTCAACAAGAACTGAAAATCCTGCAGGAGCAAAAGGTGTTGGGAAGGCTGAGGACCAAGGGTTATCAACCAAAGTAGTTGAAGATTTCACAGAGAGTTTAGATGAGTTTGATATTGATAAATTCCTTGAAGAACTAGATTTTGATACATGA